From a single Lolium rigidum isolate FL_2022 chromosome 7, APGP_CSIRO_Lrig_0.1, whole genome shotgun sequence genomic region:
- the LOC124674367 gene encoding increased DNA methylation 1-like translates to MCHLLMNNLEKLLGELGVERLVLPAVPELLQTWTESFGFQVMSQPDKLEIAEHTILCFQGTTMCHKFINKAAVPQR, encoded by the exons ATGTGCCACCTTCTGATGAACAATCTCGAGAAG TTGCTTGGTGAGTTGGGGGTGGAGAGGCTTGTGCTGCCTGCAGTGCCTGAGCTTCTGCAGACGTGGACGGAATCCTTTGGATTTCAAGTGATGAGCCAGCCTGACAAGCTGGAGATTGCAGAGCACACCATCCTGTGCTTTCAAGGAACCACAATGTGCCACAAGTTCATCAACAAGGCGGCGGTTCCACAAAGATGA